One stretch of Corallococcus soli DNA includes these proteins:
- a CDS encoding SDR family NAD(P)-dependent oxidoreductase — MDTELQGKGVLVTGGAGGIGSAVVRAFAGEGAKVAVHYHRSQEKAAALAREVGGTSVRADLTVEAEVDALVPAAVKDLGRLDVLVCNTGVWPAPDEPVWKMSLERWRRTLAENLDSVFLSCRAFLRHVETTGTGTIVIISSTAGLFGEAGHTDYAAAKGALASGFVKSLKNELHRIAPMGRVNVVCPGWTAVDRNRDKLGDPNFVGRVTRTMPLRKVGQPEDVARVVVTLASDRISGHVTGEVVTVAGGMEGRVLHEG; from the coding sequence ATGGACACGGAGCTGCAAGGCAAGGGTGTGCTGGTGACGGGCGGCGCGGGCGGCATCGGCTCGGCGGTGGTGCGGGCGTTCGCGGGTGAGGGCGCGAAGGTGGCGGTGCACTACCACCGGAGCCAGGAGAAGGCGGCGGCGCTCGCGCGCGAGGTGGGGGGCACGTCGGTGCGCGCGGACCTCACGGTGGAGGCGGAGGTGGATGCGCTGGTGCCCGCCGCGGTGAAGGACCTGGGCCGGCTGGACGTGCTCGTCTGCAACACGGGCGTGTGGCCCGCGCCGGATGAGCCCGTGTGGAAGATGTCCCTGGAGCGCTGGCGCCGCACGCTGGCGGAGAACCTGGACAGCGTGTTCCTGAGCTGCCGCGCGTTCCTGCGCCACGTGGAGACCACCGGCACGGGCACCATCGTCATCATCAGCTCCACGGCGGGCCTCTTCGGTGAGGCGGGCCATACGGACTACGCGGCGGCGAAGGGCGCGCTCGCGAGCGGCTTCGTCAAGAGCCTGAAGAACGAGCTGCACCGCATCGCGCCCATGGGCCGCGTCAACGTGGTGTGCCCCGGCTGGACGGCGGTGGACCGCAACCGCGACAAGCTGGGGGATCCGAACTTCGTCGGCCGCGTCACGCGGACGATGCCGCTGCGCAAGGTGGGGCAGCCAGAGGACGTGGCGCGGGTGGTGGTGACGCTCGCGTCGGACCGCATCTCCGGACACGTGACGGGAGAGGTCGTCACGGTGGCGGGGGGCATGGAAGGCAGGGTGTTGCATGAAGGCTGA
- a CDS encoding TetR/AcrR family transcriptional regulator C-terminal domain-containing protein produces MRIQREQVVRAAWTLLDEAGLEGLTMRLLAKALSIQAPSLYWHFPGKQALLDAMADTLIQDVARTLTADSPWETVVRTLAGDLRRAFLQHRDGARVYAGTFVVSEHTLRVSDTVIGSLGRAGLGPREAGWAAFTVLDYVLGFTIEEQGFTAQGAETAERAGALRELASARYPHAAGAVDAILDHDFDRRFDFGLELLVVGIRARLPAP; encoded by the coding sequence ATGCGAATCCAGCGGGAGCAGGTGGTGCGGGCGGCGTGGACGCTGCTGGATGAGGCGGGCCTGGAGGGTCTGACGATGCGCCTGCTGGCGAAGGCGCTCTCCATCCAGGCGCCGTCGCTCTACTGGCACTTCCCGGGCAAGCAGGCCCTGCTGGACGCGATGGCGGACACGTTGATCCAGGACGTGGCGCGGACGCTGACGGCGGACTCGCCCTGGGAGACGGTGGTGCGCACCCTGGCGGGGGACCTGCGGCGCGCGTTCCTCCAGCACCGGGATGGCGCCCGCGTCTACGCCGGCACCTTCGTCGTGTCCGAGCACACGCTGCGCGTCAGCGACACCGTCATCGGTTCGCTGGGCCGGGCGGGGCTGGGGCCGCGCGAGGCGGGCTGGGCGGCGTTCACCGTGCTCGACTACGTGCTGGGCTTCACCATCGAGGAGCAGGGCTTCACCGCGCAGGGCGCGGAGACGGCGGAGCGGGCAGGGGCCCTGCGGGAGCTGGCCTCGGCGCGCTACCCCCACGCGGCCGGCGCGGTGGACGCCATCCTCGACCACGACTTCGACCGCCGCTTCGACTTCGGCCTGGAGCTGCTCGTCGTCGGGATTCGCGCACGGCTGCCGGCTCCGTAG
- a CDS encoding lysine 5,6-aminomutase subunit alpha — MSGPFIDDARIAEARKLADEIVNPIFDLIQHNTTVSNERTVLRFFGLSGAGARGVPLANLMVDKLKAAGVLNRGAAYWYGRALQLGAKSPLEAVERLTALPTDKMGVLSPEMEANLRDEVRAEARETMAELKSRIAQRNALREQFPMSPAPHKYVIVATGNIYDDVDQARAAAQAGADVIAVIRSTAQSLLDYVPHGATTEGYGGTYATQENFRVMREALDDESRKLKRYIQLTNYSSGLCMSEIAFCAAYERLDMLLNDAMYGILFRDINMRRTFIDQYFSRRICALAGIIINTGEDNYITTADAYDAAHTVIASQFINECFAKRAGLKDWQLGIGHSYEIDPYRDDTLLLELSQAMLVRRCFPDAPLKYMPPTKHKETDIFFSHAYDVMADLVAIWTRQGIQLLGMMTEAMHTPLLADRYVALKSASYIHRAARGIDEEFTVREDGKIANRAREVFANAEQLLRECHAEGMVAAIGKGRFGDVKREETGGKGLDGVVPKAPDYFNPFLEMLEAS; from the coding sequence ATGTCAGGCCCGTTTATCGACGACGCGCGGATTGCCGAGGCGCGCAAGCTGGCGGACGAGATCGTCAATCCGATCTTCGACCTCATCCAACACAACACCACCGTCTCCAATGAGCGCACCGTGCTGCGCTTCTTCGGTCTGTCCGGGGCAGGGGCGCGCGGCGTGCCGCTCGCCAACCTCATGGTGGACAAGCTGAAGGCGGCGGGCGTGCTCAACCGGGGCGCCGCGTACTGGTATGGCCGGGCGCTGCAGCTGGGCGCCAAGAGCCCGCTGGAGGCGGTGGAGCGCCTCACGGCGCTGCCCACGGACAAGATGGGCGTGCTGTCGCCGGAGATGGAGGCCAACCTGCGCGACGAGGTGCGCGCCGAAGCCCGCGAGACGATGGCGGAGCTCAAGTCGCGCATCGCCCAGCGCAACGCGCTCCGCGAGCAGTTCCCCATGTCGCCCGCGCCGCACAAGTACGTCATCGTCGCCACCGGCAACATCTACGACGACGTGGATCAGGCCCGGGCCGCCGCCCAGGCGGGCGCGGACGTCATCGCCGTCATCCGCTCCACGGCGCAGTCGCTGCTGGACTACGTGCCGCACGGCGCGACGACGGAGGGCTACGGCGGCACCTACGCCACCCAGGAGAACTTCCGCGTGATGCGCGAGGCCCTGGACGACGAGAGCCGCAAGCTCAAGCGCTACATCCAGCTCACCAACTACTCGTCCGGCCTGTGCATGTCGGAGATCGCCTTCTGCGCGGCGTACGAGCGGCTGGACATGCTGCTCAACGACGCGATGTACGGAATCCTGTTCCGCGACATCAACATGCGCCGCACGTTCATCGACCAGTACTTCAGCCGCCGCATCTGCGCCCTGGCCGGCATCATCATCAACACCGGCGAGGACAACTACATCACCACGGCGGACGCGTACGACGCGGCCCACACGGTCATCGCCAGCCAGTTCATCAACGAGTGCTTCGCCAAGCGCGCGGGCCTCAAGGACTGGCAGCTGGGCATCGGGCACTCGTACGAGATTGATCCGTACCGCGACGACACGCTCCTGCTGGAGCTGTCGCAGGCGATGCTGGTGCGCCGCTGCTTCCCGGACGCGCCGCTCAAGTACATGCCGCCCACCAAGCACAAGGAGACGGACATCTTCTTCAGCCACGCGTACGACGTGATGGCGGACCTGGTGGCCATCTGGACGCGGCAGGGCATCCAGCTGCTGGGGATGATGACGGAGGCCATGCACACGCCGCTGCTCGCGGACCGGTACGTGGCGCTCAAGTCCGCGTCGTACATCCACCGCGCGGCGCGCGGCATCGACGAGGAGTTCACCGTCCGCGAGGACGGGAAGATCGCCAACCGGGCGCGCGAGGTGTTCGCCAACGCGGAGCAGTTGCTGCGCGAGTGCCATGCCGAGGGCATGGTGGCCGCCATCGGCAAGGGCCGCTTCGGCGACGTCAAGCGCGAGGAGACCGGTGGCAAGGGCCTGGACGGCGTGGTGCCGAAGGCTCCGGATTACTTCAACCCGTTCCTTGAAATGCTGGAGGCGTCATGA
- a CDS encoding class I SAM-dependent methyltransferase, translating to MKADVDVRTYNREAWNGEVGRGNRWTLPVSPEVVAAARKGDWSVVLTPTKPVPREWFGDLAGKDVLGLASAGGQQCPVLAAAGARVTVFDNSPAQLGQDRQVAEREGLTLKLVEGDMKDLSAFADGSFDLIFHPCSNCFVDAILPVWREAYRVLRPGGALLAGICNPVRYLFDPAQEEQGVLRLKYKMPYSDFTSLTDEERRRYTDKDEPMCVGHSLEDQLGGQLAAGFVLTHLFEDKFEEQDLLSTHLPTFMATRAVKPPLRP from the coding sequence ATGAAGGCTGACGTGGACGTGCGGACGTACAACCGCGAGGCGTGGAACGGCGAGGTGGGCCGAGGCAACAGGTGGACCCTGCCCGTGTCGCCGGAGGTCGTCGCCGCCGCGCGCAAGGGCGACTGGAGCGTGGTGCTCACGCCCACGAAGCCCGTGCCGCGCGAGTGGTTCGGGGACCTGGCGGGCAAGGACGTGCTGGGGCTCGCGAGCGCGGGCGGTCAGCAGTGTCCGGTGCTCGCGGCGGCGGGGGCGCGCGTCACCGTGTTCGACAACTCGCCCGCGCAGCTCGGGCAGGACCGGCAGGTGGCCGAGCGCGAGGGCCTGACGCTGAAGCTCGTGGAGGGCGACATGAAGGACCTGTCCGCCTTCGCCGACGGAAGCTTCGACCTCATCTTCCACCCGTGCTCCAACTGCTTCGTGGACGCCATCCTGCCCGTGTGGCGTGAGGCCTACCGCGTGCTGCGGCCCGGCGGCGCGCTCCTGGCGGGCATCTGCAACCCGGTCCGCTACCTCTTCGATCCGGCGCAGGAGGAGCAGGGCGTGCTGCGGCTCAAGTACAAGATGCCGTACTCGGACTTCACCAGCCTCACCGACGAGGAGCGCCGCCGCTACACCGACAAGGACGAGCCCATGTGCGTGGGGCACTCGCTGGAGGATCAGCTGGGCGGACAACTGGCCGCGGGCTTCGTGCTCACCCACCTCTTCGAGGACAAGTTCGAGGAGCAGGACCTGCTCTCCACGCACCTGCCCACGTTCATGGCCACGCGCGCGGTGAAGCCACCCCTGCGTCCGTGA
- a CDS encoding LysM peptidoglycan-binding domain-containing protein: MALQNDYQDVLDVAKNVGAKVETREEGGKLIIQGTVDHAFDRDRMWDQIKAKHPKWSEEIMVNLTVTHAEPYGIHTVKSGDTLGKLARDIYGDAKLYPKIFELNKDQLKDPDKIQVGQKLKLPPKTIVNVA, encoded by the coding sequence ATGGCCTTGCAGAACGACTACCAGGACGTGCTGGACGTGGCGAAGAACGTGGGCGCCAAGGTCGAGACCCGTGAGGAAGGCGGCAAGCTCATTATCCAGGGCACGGTGGACCACGCCTTCGACCGCGATCGCATGTGGGATCAGATCAAGGCGAAGCACCCGAAGTGGAGCGAGGAGATCATGGTCAACCTGACCGTGACCCACGCGGAGCCCTACGGCATCCACACCGTGAAGTCGGGAGACACGCTGGGCAAGCTGGCCCGCGACATCTACGGCGACGCGAAGCTGTACCCGAAGATCTTCGAACTCAACAAGGACCAGCTCAAGGACCCGGACAAGATCCAGGTGGGCCAGAAGCTCAAGCTGCCGCCCAAGACGATCGTCAACGTGGCGTAG
- a CDS encoding OAM dimerization domain-containing protein, giving the protein MVKPSKQIIRPYGDRRDDGMVQLSFTLPVPLSEKAKEAAAQFTKQMGFTDVKVAAAERAADQYTFFVVYARSAVSLDYAEIDVPEVVVRKMGFNDLNALIKEKVGRRIVVFGACTGTDTHTVGIDAILNMKGYAGDYGLERYPGFEAFNLGSQVPNEDLIKRSMAKQADAILVSQVVTQRDVHKDNSRQFIDAAKAAGIHGKTLLLLGGPRVDHKLALELGFDAGFGAGTKPSDVANYIVHAVLKKEGKESQDSHYQGEPT; this is encoded by the coding sequence ATGGTGAAGCCGAGCAAGCAGATCATCCGCCCCTACGGCGACCGGCGCGACGACGGCATGGTGCAGCTGTCGTTCACGCTGCCGGTGCCCCTGTCGGAGAAGGCGAAGGAGGCCGCCGCCCAGTTCACGAAGCAGATGGGCTTCACCGACGTGAAGGTGGCGGCCGCCGAGCGCGCGGCGGACCAGTACACGTTCTTCGTCGTCTACGCGCGCTCCGCCGTGTCGCTGGACTACGCGGAGATCGACGTGCCGGAGGTCGTGGTGCGCAAGATGGGGTTCAACGACCTCAACGCGCTCATCAAGGAGAAGGTGGGCCGCCGCATCGTCGTCTTCGGCGCGTGCACCGGCACGGACACGCACACGGTGGGCATCGACGCCATCCTGAACATGAAGGGCTACGCGGGCGACTACGGCCTGGAGCGCTACCCGGGCTTCGAGGCCTTCAACCTGGGCAGCCAGGTGCCGAACGAGGACCTCATCAAGCGCTCGATGGCGAAGCAGGCGGACGCCATCCTCGTGTCCCAGGTCGTCACCCAGCGCGACGTGCACAAGGACAACTCGCGCCAGTTCATCGACGCGGCGAAGGCGGCGGGCATCCACGGCAAGACGCTGCTCCTGCTGGGCGGGCCGCGCGTGGACCACAAGCTGGCGCTGGAGCTGGGCTTCGACGCGGGCTTCGGCGCGGGCACGAAGCCGTCCGACGTGGCGAACTACATCGTGCACGCGGTGTTGAAGAAAGAGGGCAAGGAGTCCCAGGACTCCCACTACCAGGGGGAACCCACGTGA
- a CDS encoding acyl-CoA carboxylase subunit beta translates to MKMTERVEKLAEQRQRNEGMGGPERIERQHAKGKLTARERLKLLFDPGTFEELGLLAAHHGNLPDEEQGQPSPADGVITGTGEIDGRPVAAAVYDFTVYGGSIGEIGERKVARLRDIALKSRIPMVWLVDSAGARLDASAGIDPRRIASFADTGYLFREQVVMSGVIPQVAAMVGPGAAGTAYIPGLADFLPMVKGTSSLAIGGPYLVESTVGEKVTEEELGGAKVHNELSGVADAEYPDDATCLAAVREYLGFFPSHCEDKPPRRPTSDPFDRRDEDLLKVVPESPRQAFDMHKVILSLVDDRKFFPMKPRWARNLITGLARIDGYPLGIVANNSMQLGGILDVNAADKAARFINLCDAFNIPLLFLQDVPGFMVGTKVEQQGIIRHGAKMMYATASATVPKFTVVVRKGYGAGYYVMNGRAFEPDLLVAWPGAEIAVMGPEGMVSIAARKVLQSAESPEAAAAMKKELAEGLRPHIRIERTAAMAMVDDVVDPRDTRRLLARALKRTANKRVERPFRRREISPV, encoded by the coding sequence ATGAAGATGACCGAACGCGTGGAGAAGCTCGCCGAGCAGCGCCAGCGCAACGAGGGCATGGGAGGTCCTGAACGCATCGAGCGTCAGCACGCGAAGGGGAAGCTCACCGCCCGCGAGCGCCTGAAGCTCCTCTTCGATCCCGGCACCTTCGAGGAGCTGGGTCTGCTCGCCGCGCACCATGGCAACCTGCCGGATGAAGAGCAGGGCCAGCCCTCCCCCGCCGACGGCGTCATCACCGGCACGGGTGAAATCGACGGCCGCCCGGTGGCCGCCGCGGTCTACGACTTCACCGTGTATGGCGGCTCCATTGGTGAGATTGGCGAGCGCAAGGTGGCGCGGCTCCGCGACATCGCGCTGAAGAGCCGCATCCCCATGGTGTGGCTGGTGGACTCGGCCGGCGCGAGGCTGGATGCGAGCGCGGGCATCGACCCCCGGCGCATCGCGAGCTTCGCGGACACCGGCTACCTCTTCCGCGAGCAGGTGGTGATGAGCGGCGTGATTCCGCAGGTCGCCGCCATGGTGGGCCCCGGCGCCGCCGGCACGGCCTACATCCCCGGCCTCGCGGACTTCCTCCCCATGGTGAAGGGCACCAGCTCGCTGGCCATTGGCGGGCCGTACCTCGTCGAGTCCACCGTGGGCGAGAAGGTCACGGAGGAGGAGCTGGGCGGCGCGAAGGTGCACAACGAGCTGTCCGGCGTCGCGGACGCGGAGTACCCGGACGACGCCACCTGCCTGGCCGCCGTGCGCGAGTACCTGGGCTTCTTCCCGTCCCACTGCGAGGACAAGCCGCCGCGCCGTCCCACCAGCGACCCGTTTGATCGCCGCGACGAGGACCTGCTCAAGGTGGTGCCGGAGAGCCCGCGCCAGGCGTTCGACATGCACAAGGTCATCCTGTCGCTGGTGGATGACCGGAAGTTCTTCCCCATGAAGCCGCGCTGGGCGCGCAACCTCATCACGGGCCTGGCGCGCATCGACGGCTACCCGCTGGGCATCGTCGCGAACAACTCCATGCAGTTGGGCGGCATCCTGGACGTGAACGCGGCGGACAAGGCGGCGCGCTTCATCAACCTGTGCGACGCCTTCAACATCCCCCTGCTCTTCCTCCAGGACGTGCCCGGCTTCATGGTGGGCACCAAGGTGGAGCAGCAGGGCATCATCCGCCACGGCGCGAAGATGATGTACGCGACCGCCAGCGCCACCGTGCCCAAGTTCACCGTCGTCGTGCGCAAGGGCTACGGCGCGGGCTATTACGTGATGAACGGCCGGGCCTTCGAACCGGACCTGCTCGTCGCCTGGCCGGGCGCGGAGATCGCCGTGATGGGCCCGGAGGGCATGGTGTCCATCGCCGCGCGCAAGGTGCTCCAGAGCGCGGAGAGCCCGGAGGCCGCCGCCGCGATGAAGAAGGAGCTGGCCGAGGGCCTGCGCCCTCACATCCGCATCGAGCGCACCGCCGCGATGGCCATGGTGGACGACGTGGTGGATCCGCGCGACACGCGCCGGCTGCTCGCCCGCGCGCTCAAGCGCACCGCGAACAAGCGCGTGGAGCGCCCCTTCCGCCGCCGGGAGATCTCCCCGGTGTGA
- a CDS encoding FAD-dependent monooxygenase — MAEVLDVAVVGGGPTGLLLACELALAGVRVQVLERRAEPVRESRALTLHPRSLEVLALRGMEARFLERGRPLPTGHFAMLDTRLDFSVLDTRFPYTLFIPQAVTEALLEARARELGVAVLRGHTVEALRQDEEGVALEGTSDAGAFRRRARFVVGADGARSAVRQLAGIPFPGTEVTRTAVLGDVVLGAPPTQPALGIVNPHGGVMVVPMAPGVHRIVINDPLREGVPLREPVTLDELRESCARIAGTDFGMKDPRWLSRFGNETRLADRYRDGRVLLAGDAAHMHFPAGGQGLNVGLQDAMNLGWKLAAVVKAGAPDALLDSYTRERRPVGDALIRNTLAQTALMGATQETLALRAMMSELLRAPKLNREFADAISALDVGYGALDVPEPQVDTPLLPGWSGRRLVDLELRQDDGTDVPLYSALHPGRWLLLGLREQPDTPPRWEPGWPSNVMHLRARAPAGREELQGVGGMLVRPDGHVGWAWAA, encoded by the coding sequence ATGGCGGAAGTCCTCGATGTCGCCGTGGTGGGAGGCGGTCCCACCGGGCTGCTGTTGGCGTGCGAGCTGGCGCTGGCGGGGGTGCGCGTCCAGGTGCTGGAGCGGCGCGCGGAGCCCGTGCGCGAGTCGCGGGCGCTGACGCTGCATCCGCGTTCGCTGGAGGTGCTGGCGCTGCGCGGAATGGAGGCGCGGTTCCTGGAGCGGGGACGGCCGCTGCCCACCGGGCACTTCGCGATGCTGGACACGCGCCTGGACTTCAGCGTGCTGGACACGCGCTTCCCCTACACGCTGTTCATCCCGCAGGCCGTGACGGAGGCGCTGCTGGAGGCGCGGGCCCGGGAGCTGGGCGTGGCCGTGCTCCGGGGCCATACCGTGGAGGCGCTGCGCCAGGACGAGGAGGGCGTGGCGCTGGAGGGCACGTCGGACGCGGGGGCGTTCCGGCGGCGCGCGCGCTTCGTGGTGGGGGCGGACGGCGCCCGGAGCGCGGTGCGGCAGCTGGCGGGCATCCCATTCCCAGGGACGGAGGTGACGCGCACGGCGGTGCTGGGGGACGTGGTGCTCGGCGCGCCGCCCACGCAGCCAGCCCTCGGCATCGTGAACCCTCACGGTGGCGTGATGGTGGTGCCCATGGCCCCGGGCGTCCATCGCATCGTCATCAATGATCCGCTCCGGGAAGGCGTGCCGCTCCGGGAGCCCGTCACGCTGGACGAGCTGCGGGAGAGCTGCGCGCGCATCGCCGGCACGGACTTTGGGATGAAGGATCCCCGGTGGCTGTCCCGCTTCGGCAACGAGACGCGGCTCGCGGACCGGTATCGCGACGGACGCGTACTGCTCGCGGGGGATGCCGCGCACATGCACTTTCCAGCCGGCGGCCAGGGGCTCAACGTCGGCCTCCAGGATGCGATGAACCTGGGGTGGAAGCTCGCGGCGGTGGTGAAGGCCGGCGCGCCGGACGCGCTGCTGGACAGCTACACGCGCGAGCGTCGTCCCGTGGGCGATGCGCTCATCCGCAACACGCTGGCGCAGACCGCGCTCATGGGCGCCACGCAGGAGACCCTGGCCCTGCGCGCGATGATGAGCGAGCTGCTGCGGGCACCGAAGCTCAACCGGGAGTTCGCTGACGCCATCAGCGCGCTCGACGTGGGCTACGGGGCGCTGGACGTCCCGGAGCCCCAGGTGGACACCCCGCTGTTGCCCGGATGGAGCGGACGCCGGCTGGTTGATCTGGAGCTCCGCCAGGACGACGGCACGGACGTGCCGCTCTACTCCGCGCTGCACCCGGGCCGGTGGCTGTTGCTGGGCCTGCGCGAGCAGCCAGACACCCCGCCCCGCTGGGAACCGGGATGGCCGTCGAACGTCATGCACCTGCGCGCGCGGGCCCCCGCCGGCCGCGAGGAGCTCCAGGGCGTGGGAGGCATGTTGGTGCGGCCCGACGGCCACGTGGGCTGGGCGTGGGCTGCCTGA
- a CDS encoding hotdog fold domain-containing protein, translating into MSTGVKAVLRLRMGSHDAHYGGNLVDGARMLGLFGDVATELCIRSDGDEGLFRAYDAVEFLAPVYAGDFIEAEGEIVSMGNSSRKMRFEARKVIRPRPDVNDSAADVLPEAIVVCRATGTCVVPKDKQRGQK; encoded by the coding sequence GTGAGCACTGGCGTGAAGGCGGTACTGCGGCTGCGCATGGGCAGCCATGACGCGCACTACGGCGGCAACCTGGTGGACGGGGCGAGGATGCTCGGCCTGTTCGGCGACGTGGCGACCGAGCTGTGCATCCGCTCGGACGGGGATGAGGGCCTGTTCCGCGCCTATGACGCCGTGGAGTTCCTGGCGCCGGTGTACGCGGGCGACTTCATCGAGGCCGAGGGTGAGATCGTCAGCATGGGCAACTCGTCGCGGAAGATGCGCTTCGAGGCGCGCAAGGTCATCCGTCCGCGCCCGGACGTGAACGACTCCGCGGCGGACGTGCTGCCGGAGGCCATCGTCGTGTGCCGCGCGACGGGCACGTGCGTGGTGCCGAAGGACAAGCAGCGGGGGCAGAAGTGA
- a CDS encoding 3-keto-5-aminohexanoate cleavage protein, which produces MSAPMLITAAMVGAETTREQTPYLPITAEEIAEDAVKCREAGAAMVHLHVRTADGKPSQDAELFRAAIRAIRKRTDVLIQTSTGGAVGMDVDERCGALTLTGADRPDMATLTTGTVNFGEEVFWNPRPLVRDIAKRIRAIGLRPELECFDVGMIDEARYLAKEGLVELPAHFDFVLGVPGTLQARPEVLDFMIASLPEGCTWTVAGVGRQQLPFVDEAAKRGGNARVGLEDNIYLSKGVLAKGNHELVAEAAKRARAHGREIATPEQARQLLRLG; this is translated from the coding sequence GTGAGCGCGCCCATGCTGATCACCGCGGCCATGGTGGGCGCGGAGACGACGCGCGAGCAGACGCCCTACCTGCCCATCACCGCGGAGGAGATCGCGGAGGACGCGGTGAAGTGCCGCGAGGCGGGCGCCGCGATGGTGCACCTGCACGTGCGCACGGCGGACGGCAAGCCGTCCCAGGACGCGGAGCTGTTCCGCGCGGCCATCCGGGCCATCCGCAAGCGCACCGACGTGCTCATCCAGACGTCCACGGGCGGCGCGGTGGGCATGGACGTGGACGAGCGCTGCGGCGCGCTCACGCTCACCGGCGCGGACCGGCCGGACATGGCCACGCTCACGACGGGCACGGTGAACTTCGGGGAAGAGGTGTTCTGGAACCCCAGGCCGCTGGTGCGCGACATCGCGAAGCGCATCCGCGCCATCGGCCTGCGGCCGGAGCTGGAGTGCTTCGACGTGGGGATGATCGACGAGGCGCGCTACCTGGCGAAGGAGGGCCTGGTGGAGCTGCCGGCGCACTTCGACTTCGTGCTGGGCGTGCCGGGCACGTTGCAGGCGCGGCCGGAGGTGCTGGACTTCATGATCGCCTCGCTGCCGGAGGGCTGCACCTGGACGGTGGCGGGCGTGGGCCGTCAGCAGCTCCCGTTCGTGGACGAGGCCGCGAAGCGCGGCGGCAACGCGCGCGTGGGCCTGGAGGACAACATCTACCTGTCCAAGGGCGTGCTCGCGAAGGGCAACCATGAGCTGGTGGCGGAGGCCGCGAAGCGCGCCCGTGCCCACGGCCGTGAAATCGCGACCCCCGAGCAGGCCCGGCAGCTCCTGCGCCTGGGCTGA